Proteins encoded within one genomic window of Pseudomonadota bacterium:
- a CDS encoding two-component system response regulator yields the protein MIEYPKAHTILIVDDSSDNIILMSRLLKDFYRTKIATNGEKTLKIASSDDPPDLILLDIMMPGMDGYEVCQRLKEDPKTAKIPVIFLTAKSDIEDEKRGFEVGAIDYITKPISAPLVLARIKTHLLLKDSRDFLIDKNMFLEHEVLRRTQEIVAIQDVTIIAMGSLAETRDSETGNHIRRTQNYVKMLAMKLKNNPRFKQFLTNENIDLLYKSAPLHDIGKVGVPDHILLKPGRLTPQEFEIMEKHTTYGRDAIMAAERRLESPTSFLTFAREIAYSHQEKWDGSGYPEGLTGDDIPISARLMAVADVYDALITRRIYKPAFAQEESVDIIKNGYAAHFDPDIVDTFIEI from the coding sequence ATAATTGAATATCCAAAAGCACATACGATTCTTATTGTTGACGACTCTTCGGACAATATTATCTTAATGAGCAGGCTGCTGAAAGACTTTTATAGGACTAAAATCGCTACAAACGGTGAAAAAACCCTCAAAATAGCGTCTTCAGATGATCCGCCCGACCTTATTCTTCTCGATATTATGATGCCGGGAATGGATGGATATGAAGTATGCCAACGCCTCAAGGAAGACCCAAAAACAGCAAAGATTCCAGTGATATTCCTCACCGCAAAATCTGATATTGAAGATGAAAAAAGGGGTTTTGAAGTTGGCGCAATAGATTACATCACCAAACCAATCAGTGCGCCTCTCGTACTTGCGCGGATAAAGACACACCTTCTCTTGAAAGATTCAAGGGATTTTCTTATTGACAAAAATATGTTTCTCGAACATGAAGTTTTGAGGCGAACCCAGGAGATTGTTGCCATCCAGGACGTTACCATTATCGCCATGGGCTCATTGGCTGAGACACGGGACAGCGAAACAGGCAACCACATAAGGCGAACCCAGAATTATGTCAAAATGCTTGCCATGAAGCTGAAAAATAATCCGAGATTTAAACAGTTTTTAACAAACGAAAACATCGACCTTCTCTATAAATCTGCACCCCTCCACGATATTGGCAAGGTTGGAGTGCCTGACCATATTCTACTTAAACCGGGGAGACTCACCCCGCAAGAATTTGAGATTATGGAAAAGCACACAACATACGGTCGTGACGCTATTATGGCGGCAGAAAGACGTCTTGAATCACCTACGTCCTTTCTCACATTTGCACGTGAGATCGCTTATTCGCATCAGGAAAAATGGGATGGAAGCGGTTACCCTGAAGGTTTAACAGGTGACGACATTCCTATATCAGCACGTCTCATGGCAGTTGCGGATGTTTATGATGCCCTCATTACCCGCCGTATATACAAGCCTGCATTTGCCCAGGAGGAATCTGTTGATATTATCAAGAATGGATATGCTGCCCACTTTGACCCGGATATCGTTGATACATTTATCGAAATATAA
- the cobD gene encoding threonine-phosphate decarboxylase CobD, whose translation MIDHGGDIYSLMDETGLPEGEIIDFSASINPLGPPESVVNEIKKQLKNLIHYPDPDAKRLRLKLGNIFNISPESIICGNGCTELIYLIARTMRFKKILIPAPTFGEYEKACRIANPESVLIYYDLKKAEDFDINHVSFINTIIKNKADAVFLCNPNNPTGRLIKREDMLEIAEAATRQKVYLIVDESFIDFCPDGSVIDAVKNNPYLVVLRSMTKIYALAGLRLGYGILPLGLVEAIKKQKEPWSVNMLAQIAGVAALEDSHYKSRSMRIIKQNKVILENGFTRLGIDYTPTAANYYLLNSLHGKKIAEMLRLKNIIVRDCSNFRGLDDTYIRVAVSSKKHIKMLLKYLKDYFDRTKDFSYTINL comes from the coding sequence ATGATTGATCACGGTGGGGATATTTACAGTTTAATGGATGAGACAGGCCTCCCTGAAGGGGAAATTATTGATTTTAGTGCATCAATAAACCCATTGGGACCACCTGAATCTGTTGTGAATGAAATAAAGAAACAATTGAAAAATCTTATCCATTACCCTGACCCTGATGCAAAAAGGCTGAGATTAAAGCTCGGGAATATATTCAATATAAGCCCTGAATCGATAATCTGCGGGAATGGCTGTACTGAATTGATTTATTTGATTGCCAGAACTATGCGATTCAAAAAGATTCTCATTCCTGCTCCAACATTCGGTGAATACGAAAAGGCATGCAGGATTGCAAATCCTGAATCTGTGTTAATCTATTATGATCTGAAAAAGGCTGAAGACTTTGATATAAATCACGTATCATTTATCAATACAATAATTAAAAATAAAGCTGATGCGGTTTTTCTGTGTAACCCCAACAACCCGACTGGGAGGCTGATCAAAAGAGAAGATATGCTGGAGATTGCCGAAGCGGCAACAAGACAAAAAGTTTACCTCATCGTCGATGAATCATTTATTGATTTTTGTCCTGATGGGTCGGTGATAGATGCTGTAAAAAATAACCCCTACCTTGTAGTCCTGAGGTCAATGACTAAAATTTATGCCCTTGCAGGTTTGAGATTGGGATATGGCATCTTGCCGCTTGGATTGGTTGAAGCCATTAAGAAGCAAAAGGAACCATGGAGTGTAAATATGCTCGCGCAAATTGCAGGCGTTGCCGCTTTAGAAGATTCTCATTACAAAAGCAGATCCATGAGAATCATAAAACAGAACAAAGTGATTCTTGAGAACGGGTTTACAAGGCTTGGAATAGATTATACCCCAACTGCCGCAAACTACTACCTCCTTAATTCGCTCCATGGAAAGAAAATCGCGGAGATGCTTAGATTGAAAAATATTATCGTGAGAGATTGTTCAAACTTCAGGGGTCTTGACGATACGTACATAAGGGTAGCGGTAAGCTCAAAAAAACATATCAAAATGTTACTGAAATATCTGAAGGATTATTTTGATAGAACAAAAGATTTCAGTTATACTATCAATCTGTAA